cagtcaacttcgtgtatgtaaacttctaacccactggaattgtcatacagtgaattataagtgaaataatctgtctgtaaacaattgttggaaaaatgacttgtgtcatgcagaaagtagatgtcctaaccgacttgccaaaactatagtttgtttaacaacaaatttgtggagtggttgaaaaaggagttttaatgactccatcctaagtggatgtaaacttccgacttcaactgtatacatgtGATTTATAAAGGGGGACATGTTGTGAAAGGGAAGGCATGTTAGTCACATGACATCTAATCTCATTCCCAGACACTTCGGCCCAAATGCGCTGTTCTGGTGGACCAACTCAAACGTGGGCTTCATTAGTTAGGGtttgttttaaaatcacattttaataaGATCAATTGTGCAAAGAGAATGGGTGTGTTTTAGCCATATCTACAAcatttgtggctgtgttaactagtgacgaccagAGGGATTGTTTTTGCTAGCAAAGGACATATCCTGATGACAAATACTTTACTCAGTGAGGTCACCCCCATATAATTCTATGGTCCCACTATGACCAACTCTGAATGGTTGATATCCCAGGCTGATATGTGCTGTGTGTTCAATAAGCTGGAGACGACGtaacaccttgatgaaagcccccaacctacagaaacactaaccttgatgaaagcccccgacctacagaaacactaaccttgatgaaagcccccaacctaaagaaacaccttgatgaaagcccccaacctatagaaacactaaccttgatgaaagcccccaacctacagaaacaccttgatgaaagcccccaacctaaagaaacaccttgatgaaagcccccaacctacagaaacaccttgatgaaagcccccaacctacagaaacaccttgatgaaagcccccaacctaaagaaacaccttgatgaaagcccccaacctacagaaacaccttgatgaaagcccccaacctacagaaacaccttgatgaaagcccccaacctacagaaacactaaccttgatgaaagacccccaacctatagaaacactaaccttgatgaaagcccccaacctacagaaacaccttgatgaaagcccccaacctacagaaacaccttgatgaaagcccccaacctacagaaacaccttgatgaaagcccccaacctacagaaacactaaccttgatgaaagccccccaacctacagaaacgcTAACCTTgttgaaagcccccaacctacagaaacactaaccttgatgaaagcccccaacctacagaaacaccttgatgaaagcccccaacctaaagaaacaccttgatgaaagcccccaacctaaagaaacaccttgatgaaagcccccaacctacagaaacaccttgatgaaagcccccgaCACCATCTGGATAAGGACATTTCTGTGCTGAGCCAGAATTTATCTAAATGGGGAGATGGGAAACTCCATTCCATTCGTTTAATTATAATCCTCTTTAATTTAACAAATCTCATGACGCGACTATGAGACGTGGCTGTATCTAGGGGGATTTTTAAATTTAGCTGAcccggctagctagctaaagaaatttagctagttagctagcaattGATGTGAAGTCTCCAAAATTATTTGAAATAATGATTGAGGTAGCCACTACATTGCAATAAATAAAGAATGTTGAAATCAATAAATAAAAATTTTTGaaatcaataaataaaaaatgttgaaatcaataaatatttttttttgctgcCCAGTGGAACCACAGTGTTCTAACTCATCACATGCACACGTACGacgctaaccaaacaacagtgcaggGCATGCACACTGAATTATAGGGCAACTACACTCACAAATCTAAGTCTGttcgattttttttttctcccagaaCTCAAAAGTCGTCTTCTGATATCGTTTAGTGCTGTGAACATTTAATTCTGCTGTTTTTCCATTTTAAAAAAGTGTGAAAAACAGGGGGAAAACAATAATTTTGGGGGAAAATCCAGAAACTGGAAAAACAAAATAGAGAGAACTGAATTTGTGAAAAATACAGAATTAGGcaaaaaaacatacatacattttaaaagacCTTCGAACATTTTTGCTGTGCATGACTCCACTTTAGAGTGTCATCCTACAGCACAGTATTTTGGGGGAAAGTTGAAGTCAGGTCCAATATTGGCTCTGCCTCCAAGAGGGAAAGAGGTTGGGCCATCCTAGAGagaaacccagagaggaaccaggctctgaggggtggccagtccttcaTACTTACATAAAAACAGTgttggttaccttcagacgagtcctatgacagagacagaccattgtgtttgtgagagtctcccctttccatagcaTGGTCATAACAGATCCAACCGTTTGGatgctacagacgttttcgtgagaagactcATTTTCTGTGATGTCTCCCAGTCTGACATACATCGCCCTAGTTgtgccacctttcaccgcagacgAGGAAGTGTTACTTAAGCAGATGCAGAAGACAGATATCTCAAGCTTGAACTGATGGattttgatgtttttttttatctctcctgtagtcatgttgccagtctgtttatctctcctgtagtcatgttgccagtctgtttatctctcctgtagtcacgttgccagtctgtttatctctcctgtagtcacgttgccagtctgtttatctctcctgtagtcatgttgccagtctgtttatctctcctgtagtcatgttgccagtctgtttatctctcctgtagtcacgttgccagtctgtttatctctcctgtagtcatgttgccagtctgtttatctctcctgtagtcacgttgccagtctgtttatctctcctgtagtcatgttgccagtctgtttatctctcctgtagtcacgttgccagtctgtttatctctcctgtagtcatgttgccagtctgtttatctctcctgtagtcacgttgccagtctgtttatctctcctgtagtcatgttgccagtctgtttatctctcctgtagtcacgttgccagtctgtttatctctcctgtagcCATGTTGCCAGTatgtttatctctcctgtagtcatgttgccagtctgtttatctctcctgtagtcatgttgccagtctgtttatctctcctgtagtcatgttgccagtctgtttatctctcctgtagtcacgttgccagtctgtttatctctcctgtagtcatgttgccagtctgtttatctctcctgtagtcacgttgccagtctgtttatctctcctgtagtcatgttgtttatctctcctgtagtcacgttgccagtctgtttatctctcctgtagtcatgttgccagtctgtttatctctcctgtagtcatgttgccagtctgtttatctctcctgtagtcatgttgccagtctgtttatctctcctgtagtcatgttgccagtctgtttatctctcctgtagtcatgttgccagtctgtttatctctcctgtagtcatgttgccagtctgtttatctctcctgtagtcatgttgccagtctgtttatctctcctgtagccacgttgccagtctgtttatctctcctgtagtcatgttgccagtctgtttatctctcctgtagtcacgttgccagtctgtttatctctcctgtagtcatgttgccagtctgtttatctctcctgtagtcatgttgccagtctgtttatctctcctgtagtcatgttgtttatctctcctgtagtcatgttgccagtctgtttatctctcctgtagccacgttgccagtctgtttatctctcctgtagtcatgttgccagtctgtttatctctcctgtagtcacgttgccagtctgtttatctctcctgtagtcatgttgccagtctgtttatctctcctgtagtcatgttgtttatctctcctgtagtcatgttgccagtctgtttatctctcctgtagtcacgttgccagtctgtttatctctcctgtagtcatgttgccagtctgtttatctctcctgtagtcatgttgccagtctgtttatctctcctgtagtcatgTTGTTAATCTCTCCTGTAGTCatgttgccagtctgtttatctctcctgtagtcacgttgccagtctgtttatctctcctgtagcCATGTTGCCAGTatgtttatctctcctgtagtcatgttgccagtctgtttatctctcctgtagtcatgttgccagtctgtttatctctcctgtagtcatgttgccagtctgtttatctctcctgtagtcacgttgccagtctgtttatctctcctgtagtcatgttgccagtctgtttatctctcctgtagtcacGTTGCCAGTCTGTATCTCTCCTGTAGTCACCTTGCCAGTCTGTATATCTCTCCTGTAGTCACgttgccagtctgtttatctctcctgtagtcacgttgccagtctgtttatctctcctgtagccacgttgccagtctgtttatctctcctgtagtcacgttgccagtctgtttatctctcctgtagtcatgttgccagtctgtttatctctcctgtagtcatgttgccagtctgtttatctctcctgtagtcatgttgtttatctctcctgtagtcatgttgccagtctgtttatctctcctgtagccacgttgccagtctgtttatctctcctgtagtcatgttgccagtctgtttatctctcctgtagccacgttgccagtctgtttatctctcctgtagtcacgttgccagtctgtttatctctcctgtagcCATGTTGCCAGTatgtttatctctcctgtagtcatgttgccagtctgtttatctctcctgtagtcacATTGCCAGTCTGTATATCTCTCCTGTAGTCACgttgccagtctgtttatctctcctgtagtcacgttgccagtctgtttatctctcctgtagccacgttgccagtctgtttatctctcctgtagtcatgttgccagtctgtttatctctcctgtagtcatgttgtttatctctcctgtagtcacgttgccagtctgtttatctctcctgtagtcatgttgccagtctgtttatctctcctgtagtcatgttgccagtctgtttatctctcctgtagtcatgttgtttatctctcctgtagacaagttgccagtctgtttctctcctgtagtcatgttgccagtctgtttatctctcctgtagtcatgttgccagtctgtttatctctcctgtagtcatgttgtttatctctcctgtagacaagttgccagtctgtttctctcctgtagtcatgttgccagtctgtttatctctcctgtagtcatgttgccagtctgtttatctctcctgtagcCATGTTGCCATCTTGCCTCTGCTTTAGCCAATGTGTGGTTGTTTTCTAGTTTTGTTCTGCCAAGAAGTTTTAGCAGTTAGCTTGATCGACACGTAGCCTAGCACGAACCATACTGAACTCTCCCAACACGAATACAGAATGTGAGAACGACATCAGGATGGTTCGTACGAGGCTAATCGACACCAACTACAGCGATTTCATCAACAACCTAACAAATTCCCTCCTGTGTCCTCGTTGCCAGTCAGGCATGCTTCTGTTTCTTAGCCAATGTGTGTCAAGGACAACATGATGTAGCCTAGCAATACAGAATCCATCACATTCCTGTTTGTGTTTTTCCGTTATAGGACGGACATTTTGAGAACACCTACTACAGCGATTTCATCAACAACCTGGAAAAAGTCAAGTACACAGGTGATTTGGGTTTTCTTTTGAATATTACTGAATCTATCTACATGAATAACATTAGTTttgaatgtatatacagtaccagtcaaaagtttggacacacctactaatttctacattgtagaataataatgaagacatcaaaagtatgaaatgacacatatggaatcatgtagtaaccaaaaaagtgttaaacaaatctaaatgttatatttgagattcttcaaagtagccaccctttaccttgatgacgtctttggcattctctcaaccagcttcatgaggtagtagtAAATTAAAGGTAGTAAATTAACAGGTGGGatttatttgtggaatttgtggaatttctttccttcttaatgcgtttgagccaatcaattgtgttctgacaaggtaggggtggtatacagaagaccaagtccatattatggaaagaacagctcaaataagcaaagagaaatgacagtccatcattactttaagacctgaaggtcagtcaatgcggaaaacgtcaagaactttgaaagtttcttcaagtgcagtcgcaaaaccatcaagcgctatgatgaaactggctctcatgagccacaggaaaggaagacccagagttacctctgctgcagaggatcagttcattagagagttaactggctcccatgaggaccgccacaggaaaaggaagtcccagacttacctctgctgcagaggataagttcattagagttaactgcaactcagattgcagcccaaataaatgcttcacagtgttcaagtaacagacacatctcaacatcaactgtttgaTGCTCATTTTCTTTCTTCACTTCTTGTGTTGTTGTACAGGCCAGTCCCTGAACATATCCACCCTCAACGTGCGCTCCATGCTACCTGAGAACCTGAACCATTTCTTCAGGTACCAGGGCTCTCTCACCACCCCTCCCTGTTACGAGAGCATCCTGTGGACTGTGTTTGACACacccatcaccctctctcacaACCAGGtaaccctgctctctctctctcacaaccaggtaaccctgctctctctctctcacaaccagGTAACCCTGCTCTCTCTCACAAACCTGCTGATGtgtaaatacatttttgaattcTCCAAAAATTGGAAGTGAACTCTTACACTCTGCACCAAGCCTCCATGAAAAGCTGATAAACAACCCTGTGAAAGATTCAATCATTCGTTCATCCATTTATTCATCCATGTATTAATTCGATTGATTCGTTCATTAAttaattctcctctcctcctccactcctctgctctcctctcctctcccctcgccCAGATCAGGAAGTTGGAAAGCACTCTGATGGACATGGACAATAGGACCCTGTGGAATGATTACCGCATGGCCCAACCTCTCAACGACCGCGTGGTCGAGTCCTCCTTCCTGCCTGGCCTGAGGAAAGGCAGTATGTACCTGGTCTTAGGGATTCAATAGATCAACTAAACTGATCCAatattatcatatatatatatatatgtagataCAGGTCTTGCTGTATATGATAGGAAGTGGATCTGGTTTTCCTAATTATGCTGTAGCCTTAATTTGAAAGACATGTATCTTCAGTTTGCTCCACTTTTCATACACCATGGTTTGAAAGCGAGGTAGACAGCATCTTGGTCTCTTCAAGGCAGCATGTATCTATACTTGACCAGCTGTACAGGACCGGCTGTGTCAGGACCGGCTGTGTCAGGACCGGCGGTGTCAGGACCGGCGGTGTCAGGACTGGCTGTACCGGACCTGCGGTGTCACACAGCCGGGACCGGCGGTGTCGGGCCCGGCGGTGTCGAGACCGGCGGTGTCAGGACCGGCTGTGTGtgctaagtaaaggaatggatatATTCCACCCTTAGGCAGAAGCGTTGAGAGCTAGAGAGCTCTGTGCATTAAATCCAGTGGTTGTAgatacggtgcattcagaaagtacttgactttttccacattttgttacgtaacagaCTACTAAATGGATTCaactgttttttcccccctcatcaatctacacacaaaaccccatctttctttctctctttcttttctctctctctctatctctctctttctctctctctctctctccctctctttcgctctctctttctttttctctctctctccctctctctttctttctctccctctctctttctctatctctctctctctctctctctctctctctctctctctccctctctttctctctctctttctttctttctttcttttctctctctctctctctctctctctctctctctctcgctctctctctctctctctctctctccctctctctttctttctctccctctctctttctccactcagCTTTCTGTCGCCATGATGAAATAGAATCAAAGCTCCTGAAGATTGAGGGTCTGATAACTTCTCTTGGAAAACACATACGTTCAAGTAAGAGTGTTCTCTATTTACCATTTCAAAGTATAGCAAAATGAGGGAAGGTTTAAGTGAACTGACTCTTGGAACCTTGTGTTTGTTCATGTAGGTGCAATTGGGGATGCAAGGCCTTCCGAACATGGTGAGTAGTTACTTATGAGTACACCGTACCCTACCATGTGCTCTTATGTGTAATAACACCAATGTGTTACAATAGGAGTTACAATAGGAGTTGCAATAGTACTTACAATAGGAGTTGCAATAGGAGTTGCAATAGGAGTTACAATAGGAGTTACAATAGGAGTTACAATAGGAGTTACAATAGGAGTTGCAATAGTACTTACAATAGGAGTTGCAATAGTACTTACAATAGGAGTTACAATAGGAGTTACAATAGGAGTTGCAATAGGAGTTGCAATAGGAGTTGCAATAGGAGTTGCAATAGGAGTTACAATAGGAGTTGCAATAGGAGTTGCAATAGGAGTTGCAATAGGAGTTGCAATAGGAGTTGCAATAGGAGTTGCAATAGGAGTTGCAATAGGAGTTACAATAGGAGTTGCAATAGGAGTTGCAATAGTAGTTAGTACATAACTACTATACGGGTACATGTCATGTATAGGCTAACACTTTACATGAAGTTGCTATTTTATGATTTCTATTTCGATTACTTATATTTATAGAATGATTGTTCAGTAGTTGTATAGCAATCTGTCTTCTGTGTCAGATGTTAACCGTATCACTCCTGTCCCCCATAGAGCCCAGAGTGATGTCTCCCCTAGTGCTCCACTTCCCAGAGAGCAACACCGAGAGCTATGCCCGGGCCCACCTGGATCACTCCATGGACCTGCACTCCTTCACCGCCTGCATGCACCTGAAGACGCGCCCTGGAGAGATACACACTGTCCTGTCATACTCCAGCCAGGGCAACGACAACGAACTGATGATCACCGTGGGATATGAGGTGggtggggaggagggaaggagggatggaagagggatggatggagggagcgagggatcgagggagggagggagggagggagggagggagggagggagggagggagggagggagggagggagagggagcgagggagggtggggagagggagcgagcaagggagggtgggagggagagggagcgagggcgggagcgagggagggagggagggagggagggagggagggagggagggagggagggagggagggagggagggagggagggagggagggagagacggagcgagggagggagacggagcgagggtgggatggatggaaggaagagggagggttggatgtatggagggagggatggatggatgaagtcgggaggcagggaggagggagggagggatgatgaagtgagggcgggagggagggatggatgaagtgaaggagggagggaggcagggaggagggagggatgatgaaGTGAGGGtggaagggaggcagggagggatgatGACGACGcgagggcgagagggagggaagagggaggcagGGTGGGATGATGAATCCAGGgcggcagggaggagggagggcaggaaggaggagggagggcggcagggaggagggagggtgggaaggAAAAGTCATTGAGACTTATTTCTATTTGTCATGTGATCCATCCAGGTGGGTCTGTGGATAGGCAACGAGTTTGTCAACCTGCCCCACAACTTCCACTCCCGTGACTGGGTCAACTACTGTGTCACCTGGTCGTCCCACTCCGGGGGAGCTGAGCTGTGGATCAACGGGCTGGTGGGGGAGGAGCAGTACCTCCGGAGGAGATACACAGTCAGCCCAGCAGGGGTCTTCATCCTGGGGAAGGACCAGGACGGCTTCCTGGGGATCTCTGACACGGACGCCTTCGTGGGTCAGATGACGGATGTCAACGTGTGGGACTACGTTTTGAACTCGGCTGAGATCCGTGAACAGATGTCCTGTGAGAACACCGCCTCTCCCAGGGGGAATGTGTTTAGCTGGGGGGTCACACCTCTGAGTCTCTATGGAGGGGTGCAGCTGGAGACCGACTATAGGTGTCACTGAGGGGAGGGGTGCAGCTGGAGACAGACTAAAGGTGTACTGGGtggtgttcagtagggcacaacgTAGCAAAACGCATTGAAACGGGGAATAAAATATAAATGATGTCTGGTCAATATATCAAATCTATCCTTTACTGCTAACTATTGAGTATGAAGGATATCTCATCTATTTGAGACATGGGTAACGGGCTCAGTttataacaatgtttattgtataAGGGAATCGCAGCAGATCTCAATGTCCATGTGGGCTCAGAGCATCAGCAAACCATCGTATTCGTATCTTTTGTTTTCTTAATAAAGTTCTATATTAAGCATCTTGTGTTTATTTTATTAATTAAATCTAACAGACATGTATCGTTAGAGGCACTACAAAGCCAGTGAACTACAAAACCGACACTCAAGACAGATATCACAGAAATGCattcaaattatttttttaaaacaatttaattTAAATAAATATAGATTACATCAACTGGTTCCAGGCCACTCTGTCATCTTTCAAACAGAAAAGCCTGTTTATtttcttctcctttcttctctccaaCAGACACCTTGTTAAATGGCCATAATCCACCTCCGTGGAAGGCCGTTACCTTTCCCTGCCGTCTCCTGTCTCTGATTTGATTGGCTCGTCTCCTACTTGTATCTCTACCTGGTTCCTGGTGAGCGAACATCCGACTGATCTCCAGGAAGGTCTTGTTCCTGGTCTCCGTGACGACCAGCCAGATGTAGAACAGTGTCGCCAAGCCTCTGGAgggcagatatatatatatatatacactgctcaaaaaaataaagggaacacttaaacaacacaatgtaactccaagtcaattacACTTCtgtgatgtgttattttagtgttcccttgatttttttgagcagtgtgtatatatactgtgatatatatatatatatatatatatagatagatagatagatagatagatagatagatagatagatagatagatagatagatagatagatagatagatagatagatagatagatagatagatagataattaGATAGATAGATTGAACGAACCACAGACGGAGGAAGACAACCAGGTCACACAACT
This genomic stretch from Oncorhynchus kisutch isolate 150728-3 linkage group LG24, Okis_V2, whole genome shotgun sequence harbors:
- the LOC109885091 gene encoding carbonic anhydrase 6-like, giving the protein MECFSFFVQLMLVSVASAGIDGIHWTYTEGALDQVHWAENYPACGGRKQSPIDIQRQNVRHNPHMIQLELTGYDAQKGNFLMKNNGHSVEIVLPPSMVITKGLPGHYTAVQMHLHWGGWDLEESGAEHTLDGIRYMAELHVVHYNSDKYRSFQEASDKPDGLAVLAFFFEDGHFENTYYSDFINNLEKVKYTGQSLNISTLNVRSMLPENLNHFFRYQGSLTTPPCYESILWTVFDTPITLSHNQIRKLESTLMDMDNRTLWNDYRMAQPLNDRVVESSFLPGLRKGTFCRHDEIESKLLKIEGLITSLGKHIRSSAIGDARPSEHEPRVMSPLVLHFPESNTESYARAHLDHSMDLHSFTACMHLKTRPGEIHTVLSYSSQGNDNELMITVGYEVGLWIGNEFVNLPHNFHSRDWVNYCVTWSSHSGGAELWINGLVGEEQYLRRRYTVSPAGVFILGKDQDGFLGISDTDAFVGQMTDVNVWDYVLNSAEIREQMSCENTASPRGNVFSWGVTPLSLYGGVQLETDYRCH